GGGAAAAGATCTTGAGAGAACCCGCTCAAAAAGAGAGCTTTTTGACCAAGATTAGACAAATGCTGGGGATAGGGTGATAGAATGCAGTATTACACAGAGCTTGTGAGAGCATTCGACGTGATAAGACCTGGTCAGAGTGTCCTTGTGGAAGTTTCTGCTCCAGAAGATCTCGAAGGTGGATACAAGAGTAGCGTCCATGACGTAGATTTCGAAAGGAATCTTTTGATCCTTTCCATGCCGAGTTTCAAAGGGAGGTTGGTTCCTCTTCCACGTGGAACACGTTGTACAGTGAAGATCGTAGACAGCTCGGCAATCTACATGTTCAGAACAACCGTGCTAGAGAGTGGGAAAGATGAGTACGGATTTCCCATCACTAAAGTGTTGTTTCCAAACAGACTGAGAAAAGTACAGAGAAGAAGGTTCAAAAGGATAAGAATGTTCTTAGAGGGACTCTACAAGGTTTCCTCCAAGGACGAACCACCGAAGAGGTTCGTGACGAAAGATTTCAGTGCAGGTGGTATGTTAATAGTAGTGAATGACATCTTGACGGTCGGACAGATCATATATGTCACGGTAGAGTTGGATAAAAACTTGAAGTTGAGGGATCAACCAGCCAAGATCGTAAGGGAAGCTGGTATCCTTGAAACAGGTGAGAGAATGTATGGAGTGGAGTTTCTGAACGTTTCTCCTTCCCTGGAAAGAAAGCTGGTAACCTTCGTCTTCAGAAAGGAAATCGAGAAGAGAAACAAAGAAAGGGGAGATAACGAGTGAACATTTCTGAAAGACAAAAAGACCTTCTGAAGGAGATCGGGAACATAGGAGCGGGGAACGCTGCAACAGCGATATCTTACATGGTGAACAAGAAGGTGGAGATTTCTGTGCCGACTGTGGAGATAATTCCCCTCAGCGACGTGATCTTTGTGGCGGAAGATCCTGAAGAGATTGTCGTGGGCGTGAAGATGCCGGTAGACGGCGAGATAGAGGGCAACATCCTCCTCATAATGGGAACCCAGGTGGTGAAAAAGATTCTGGAAATACTCATAGGACGTGCACCTGAAAATTTACTCCAGCTGGACGAATTTTCTTCCTCGACTCTTCAGGAGATAGGAAACATCATGTGTGGCACTTACATTTCTGCTCTTGCAGATTTTCTTGGATTCAAGATAGACCCCCTCCCACCTCAACTTGTGGTGGATATGATCTCTGCGATATTTGCGGAAGTTTCGCTTGAAGAACTGGGTGAAAGTGCCGATGACCAAGTAGTGTTCGTCGAAACGTCACTCACCGTGGAGGGGGAAAAACCGCTGACTTCGTATCTGATGCTGGTACCAAAACCAGGATATTTGAAGAAGATCTTTGAAAGGATGGGTGTTCAGGAATGAAAAAGGTGATAGGTATCGGAGAATTTACCGTTATGAAGAATCCAAGCGTGATCGTGACGTTGGGGCTAGGATCTTGCGTTGCCGTGTGCATGAGAGATCCCACTGCGGGTGTTGGAGGGATGGCACACGTTATGCTCCCGGACAGCGGAGGGAAGACCGATAAACCTGGAAAGTATGCGGACACGGCGATTGAAACACTGGTGAAAGAACTGGAAAAACTTGGGGCGAAGAGAAGCAGACTGGAGGCGAAGATCGCTGGTGGGGCCAGTATGTTCGAGTCAAAGGGTATGAACATAGGTCAACGAAACGTCGAGGCGGTGAAAAAACACTTGAAAGAACACGGAGTAAAACTGGTGGCAGAGGACACCGGCGGCAACAGAGCGAGGAGTGTCGAATACAACATTGCCACTGGAAAGCTTCTTGTGAGGAAGGTGGGTGGTGGTGAACGATTAGAAATAAAGGAAATCTAGTGTGGAACAAAGAAAGAGCGATAAAGAATTTGCTTCCCGTTATAAAACGAATAGCTGAGGATCTGGTCCACACCCTACCACCGAATGTAGAGGTAGAAGATCTTATACAGGAAGGGATTCTCGCAGCACTCTCCGCCTTTGAAAGGTACGACCCATCCAGAGCAAGCTTTACAACATTCGTGATGAAAAGGGTGAGGGGAGCAATGTACGACTATTTGAGGAAAATAGACTGGATGCCAAGGAATCTGAGAAAGAGCGTGAAACTCGTGGAAAAGGTAATACACGAAAGTGAAGGATTCCCTTCGGATGAAGAACTGGCCAGAAGGACGGGCTTGGAGGTAAGAGAAGTCATCCGCGCCAAGAACGAAATGATGAGAAGGCAGCTCTTGATGATAGACGCATTCGATGAAGAACCGACTTTGAAGGTGGAAGGACCAGACGAAAAGGCGTACCGGGAGATTTTGAAAGAAGAAATAAAAAAGGCGATCGAAAAACTGTCTCACAAAGAAAGGCTTGCTCTTTCATTGAGATTCGAGAAGGAACTTTCTTTGAAAGAGATAGCGCGCGTCTTGGGAGTTTCCGAATCCAGGGTTTCTCAGATCGTGAGTCTTGCCCTTCTGAAAATAAAAAAGGAAGTGATGGGAGATGATCAGGCCGGTTGATTTTCAGGGTTTTGTTGTGAAAGGAGTAGAGTCTGTTCCAAACATCTCCCAGATTTTGAACCAGCAGCCCTTAATGCAGCAGATAGTGGGGCAACACTTGGTGCAGCAGTTCGATAGAGAACGGCACGCGGTGAAAAAGAGTGATTTCACTGAGGATGTCGAGGTGAGAGCTTCAATGGAAGGAAGGGGAAAGAGAAAGAACAGACCCTTTTCTAATTCTAAGGTTCAAAAGAAAAAGCAAGTGAACCTGAGAGAGGAGAACAAAGGACTGTTCATGGATGTGAGAACATGACAACTGCTTATCTGGACTCAAAGAAACTAGATGGAAAATTCGTGGGAGGACTTCTCGTTGTCGACGAAAGAGGTATCCCACTGGAGTTCAAGTACACCGAGCCTGTGACACCAAACGAGCTTCAAAGAATACTGTACGGTGGATCACTCGACATCTATTTGAAGACAGAACTCATATCCAAAACACTGTTGAGGAAGATGGAAAAGAACCCAGATTTCATATTCGTTCGCGATCCAGAACTTTTGGAAGTGGATGAAAGGTTGGTACTCCTTGTTGAAAGAAATGAGAGGTTGGAAAAACCGATTCGTGTTTCAGAAGAA
The nucleotide sequence above comes from Thermotoga sp.. Encoded proteins:
- a CDS encoding flagellar brake domain-containing protein, translated to MQYYTELVRAFDVIRPGQSVLVEVSAPEDLEGGYKSSVHDVDFERNLLILSMPSFKGRLVPLPRGTRCTVKIVDSSAIYMFRTTVLESGKDEYGFPITKVLFPNRLRKVQRRRFKRIRMFLEGLYKVSSKDEPPKRFVTKDFSAGGMLIVVNDILTVGQIIYVTVELDKNLKLRDQPAKIVREAGILETGERMYGVEFLNVSPSLERKLVTFVFRKEIEKRNKERGDNE
- the cheC gene encoding CheY-P phosphatase CheC — protein: MNISERQKDLLKEIGNIGAGNAATAISYMVNKKVEISVPTVEIIPLSDVIFVAEDPEEIVVGVKMPVDGEIEGNILLIMGTQVVKKILEILIGRAPENLLQLDEFSSSTLQEIGNIMCGTYISALADFLGFKIDPLPPQLVVDMISAIFAEVSLEELGESADDQVVFVETSLTVEGEKPLTSYLMLVPKPGYLKKIFERMGVQE
- the cheD gene encoding chemoreceptor glutamine deamidase/glutamate methylesterase CheD; translation: MKKVIGIGEFTVMKNPSVIVTLGLGSCVAVCMRDPTAGVGGMAHVMLPDSGGKTDKPGKYADTAIETLVKELEKLGAKRSRLEAKIAGGASMFESKGMNIGQRNVEAVKKHLKEHGVKLVAEDTGGNRARSVEYNIATGKLLVRKVGGGERLEIKEI
- a CDS encoding FliA/WhiG family RNA polymerase sigma factor is translated as MWNKERAIKNLLPVIKRIAEDLVHTLPPNVEVEDLIQEGILAALSAFERYDPSRASFTTFVMKRVRGAMYDYLRKIDWMPRNLRKSVKLVEKVIHESEGFPSDEELARRTGLEVREVIRAKNEMMRRQLLMIDAFDEEPTLKVEGPDEKAYREILKEEIKKAIEKLSHKERLALSLRFEKELSLKEIARVLGVSESRVSQIVSLALLKIKKEVMGDDQAG